In Phyllopteryx taeniolatus isolate TA_2022b chromosome 8, UOR_Ptae_1.2, whole genome shotgun sequence, one genomic interval encodes:
- the col4a3 gene encoding collagen alpha-5(IV) chain isoform X2, with amino-acid sequence MLVAWVSGGRVLPPPRLLFLLLLLLLLLLRGAPGDAETVCECSRKWPCHCDGVKGQKGEAGYPGYDGLPGLIGYPGNEGSQGPEGQKGQHGFAGNVGLKGSRGLPGPSGFPGPPGLPGLPGREGTAGRAGLPGCNGTKGQDGFPAFRGIPGPLGPRGRAGPRGEKGDSQVFPDSPGIKGARGPRGPEGDEGRSGESGPPGSSGPAGPAGLPGRPGSPGLPGEKGQEGPNPVSRGPPGPKGDRGPAGIPGQKGIKLYAEGPKELKGELGDAGVKGCAGRPGPPGRSGSKGERGRRGEPGSPGKAGKDGAVGEMGQPGEPGPRGFVGPPGINGGQGEKGDFGPDGLPGEVRKCSRVRFLGKEGAWSGKGAGLCLFCSDFCHQIFWKRTFVKGRTGTPGPAGPPGVPGEPGLVGFPGLQGEQGEGPTGPPGPQGPPGFAGPKGEQGETGPVVIGPPGPTGVSGGPGPEGEPGEPGLPDFVQGGVGPPGTKGGKGVTGPPGTRGREGPEGEKGDACLRCPDGGGPPGPPGEPGADGPKGALGAPGGKGERGLKGIAGTPGPPGLFGVPGQPGRPGLTGDPGIMRRFGQKGEVGDPGDFGAPGLDGTDGLPGVPGPKGSLGLKGNPGPQGPKGDRGPVGMTGFRGPTGQMGPPGPPGIGAPGPPGPPGNVGVWGQPGDAGKPGEKGSPGKFITSPGDPGQKGVKGSSGNPGSEGVMGPPGNLGSVGLKGEKGQKGFTVQGPLGFPGVKGFKGLAGDPGVPSYGSKGRSGPSGPPGRPGSKGSAGFGSPGQQGQSGPRGEEGSVGAPGSQGPQGAVGLPGSVGQDGAPGPKGSRGLDGLPGPPGPIGPCFLGAPGPVGQQGPMGVIGFTGSQGLKGEKGDPGLPGMGAIGPQGPFGVPGFDGTPGLQGSMGLKGQTGTAGQPGSPGIRGDSGPPGPRGRPGDLGKPGEPGSPGPKGQEAASGATGSQGPPGLQGYRGETGPKGRQTTVQMYGDPGDPGEPGPLGETGAKGNQGTPGPPGLDGTNGRPGRAGPQGPPGEPGRDGETGPPGSRGLPGNPGDLGKPGCKGEKGSAGPCGEPGFDGKEGLEGLKGAKGEPSLPRPGPKGYHGEKGQLGCTGPAGPKGMPGDRGDFGPPGDRGPCGPKGNAGPPGYRGPPGSPGEKACDGPPGVSGPPGPNGLTGNKGGPGDPGSSGPRGNQGQDGIPGPPGEKGAMGEPGIGARGAEGTKGPPGCVGEKGPPGTCGHPGPSGPEGNQGCAGPPGSPGPPGLRGRQGPCTQGDKGGKGPPGERGPRGLPGCRGPPGSPGSGLKGEKGLKGGRGNTGNPGCHGDPGPQGRPGLDGAPGAPGLKGLMGDTGVTGPAGMKGDKGPAGIKGSRGPAGPTGKQGPSGKDVSREVVVLAGDQGLPGGQGPPGQPGTPGTRGRTGAPGPKGVRGGGSRTGGPGFTGLKGDTGDRGDSGIKGVAGPRGPTGAKGAQGPPGPCVDAPEKDGFLFSRHSQNVLVPDCPSGSVEVYSGFSLLFINGNNRAHGQDLGALGSCLPRFSTMPFLFCNTDSTCRYAARNDYSYWLSTDQSGLSTVPFISGPLLKNYISRCTVCESSANVMAVHSQTRLLPECPSGWDSLWSGFSFVMETGVGAEGSGQPLSSPGSCLENFRKIPFIECHGRGTCNFYTDSYSYWLAALDPRHMFSKPKPRTEAGDLPEDLISRCRVCSKRL; translated from the exons ATGCTTGTGGCGTGGGTCTCGGGGGGGCGCGTCCTCCCGCCGCCGCGgctgctcttcctcctcctcctcctcctcctcctccttctccgcGGAGCTCCGGGAGACGCCGAGACG GTGTGCGAATGCAGCAGGAAGTGGCCGTGTCATTGCGATGGGGTCAAAGGGCAGAAG GGGGAAGCCGGTTACCCGGGATACGACGGCCTTCCTGGACTCATTGGTTACCCCGGCAACGAGGGCAGCCAAGGACCTGAGGGACAGAAG GGTCAACACGGCTTCGCAGGAAACGTCGGCCTGAAAGGCTCTCGG ggtCTCCCAGGACCTTCTGGTTTTCCAGGACCTCCGGGTCTCCCA GGTCTTCCGGGTCGGGAAGGCACGGCGGGCCGAGCCGGACTCCCAGGATGCAACGGGACCAAG GGTCAAGACGGCTTTCCCGCCTTCCGCGGAATCCCGGGACCGCTTGGCCCGCGA GGTCGCGCCGGACCGCGAGGAGAAAAG GGAGACTCGCAAGTCTTTCCGGATTCTCCGGGCATCAAAGGCGCACGAGGACCACGAGGACCAGAGGGAGACGAG GGCCGGAGCGGAGAGTCGGGCCCGCCGGGCTCGTCGGGACCCGCCGGACCTGCCGGTCTTCCT GGACGTCCGGGGTCGCCGGGGTTACCGGGAGAGAAG GGTCAAGAGGGTCCCAATCCGGTCAGTCGGGGTCCACCAGGCCCGAAG GGAGATCGCGGACCTGCCGGAATTCCTGGACAAAAAGGAATCAAATTGTACGCCGAGGGGCCCAAGGAACTCAAG GGCGAATTGGGCGACGCTGGAGTAAAAGGTTGTGCTGGACGTCCT GGGCCGCCGGGAAGATCGGGAAGCAAAGGCGAGCGGGGCCGGCGGGGGGAGCCTGGCTCACCG GGAAAAGCAGGAAAGGACGGCGCCGTGGGAGAAATGGGCCAACCG GGGGAGCCGGGGCCCCGTGGCTTTGTGGGCCCCCCGGGCATCAATGGGGGACAG GGCGAGAAAGGCGACTTTGGTCCCGATGGTCTTCCAGGCGAGGTGAGGAAATGCTCACGTGTCCGATTCTTGGGAAAAGAGGGGGCGTGGTCTGGGAAAGGGGCGGGTCTATGTCTCTTCTGCTCCGATTTTTGTCACCAGATATTTTGGAAGCGCACGTTCGTGAAAGGCCGGACCGGGACGCCCGGGCCCGCTGGACCTCCAGGAGTCCCCGGAGAGCCAG GACTGGTGGGCTTTCCCGGACTGCAGGGCGAGCAAG GGGAGGGTCCTACGGGTCCGCCGGGCCCTCAGGGGCCACCGGGTTTCGCAGGACCTAAAGGAGAGCAAGGGGAGACCGGGCCCGTCGTCATCGGGCCTCCGGGACCGACCGGCGTCTCGGGAGGTCCCGGACCCGAGGGAGAACCGGGAGAACCCGGATTACCAG ACTTCGTGCAAGGCGGCGTTGGACCTCCGGGCACGAAAGGTGGGAAAGGCGTGACCGGACCTCCCGGGACCCGAGGACGGGAAGGCCCGGAAG GCGAGAAGGGCGACGCGTGTTTGCGCTGTCCCGATGGCGGGGGGCCGCCCGGACCTCCGGGGGAACCGGGTGCGGACGGGcccaaag GTGCACTTGGTGCTCCAGGGGGCAAAGGCGAAAGAGGTCTGAAAGGTATCGCTGGAACACCAGGCCCACCG GGCCTCTTTGGTGTCCCAGGACAGCCAGGACGTCCTGGTTTAACAGGTGACCCTGGCATCATGAGGAGATTTGGGCAGAAAGGGGAAGTTGGGGACCCAGGAGACTTCGGCGCTCCGGGGCTTGACGGTACAGATGGACTTCCTGGCGTTCCAGGACCCAAAGGCAGTCTGGGACTGAAGGGAAACCCT GGACCTCAAGGACCCAAAGGTGACAGGGGTCCTGTTGGAATGACCGGTTTCAGAGGGCCAACGGGACAAATGGGGCCACCGGGGCCTCCAGGCATCGGTGCTCCTGGACCGCCAGGACCACCAGGGAATGTGGGTGTTTGGGGCCAGCCAGGTGATGCTGGTAAACCAG GAGAAAAAGGTTCTCCTGGTAAATTCATAACCAGTCCGGGAGATCCAGGTCAGAAAGGAGTGAAGGGTTCGTCTGGGAATCCTGGATCAGAag GGGTGATGGGTCCTCCTGGAAATCTGGGATCGGTCGGTCTGAAGGGAGAAAAGGGACAAAAAGGATTTACTGTCCAGGGTCCTCTGGGCTTTCCAGGAGTCAAAG GATTCAAGGGCCTGGCAGGAGATCCAGGCGTGCCAAGTTATGGGAGTAAGGGGCGCTCAGGGCCGTCAGGACCCCCGGGAAGACCTGGCTCCAAG GGCAGTGCTGGCTTTGGTTCTCCGGGCCAGCAGGGCCAATCGGGGCCCAGAGGAGAGGAAGGCTCTGTAGGAGCACCGGGGTCTCAAGGGCCCCAAGGAGCTGTTGGACTTCCAGGATCTGTAGGACAAGATGGAGCACCAGGTCCCAAAG GTTCCCGGGGTCTAGATGGGCTTCCTGGACCACCTGGCCCCATTGGACCTTGCTTTCTAGGAGCACCTGGACCTGTGGGACAGCAGGGGCCAATGGGAGTCATTGGCTTCACAG GAAGCCAGGGTCTAAAGGGTGAGAAAGGTGATCCTGGGCTTCCAGGCATGGGAGCTATTGGACCACAAGGACCATTTGGAGTCCCGGGGTTTGACGGAACTCCAGGTCTACAGGGAAGCATGGGTTTGAAAGGACAGACTGGGACCGCTGGTCAGCCAGGAAGTCCAG GTATCAGGGGCGACTCTGGTCCCCCAGGGCCCCGTGGAAGGCCAGGGGACCTAGGGAAACCAGGAGAGCCTGGGAGTCCTGGGCCAAAAg GTCAGGAGGCTGCCAGTGGTGCCACAGGCTCTCAGGGGCCACCCGGGCTTCAGGGGTACCGAGGGGAGACAGGACCCAAAGGGAGACAGACCACTGTGCAGATGTATGGAGACCCTGGAGATCCTGGAGAGCCTG GACCTCTTGGTGAGACCGGTGCTAAAGGCAATCAAGGTACCCCGGGGCCTCCTGGTCTTGACGGCACCAACGGCAGACCAGGAAGAGCTGGACCTCAAG GACCTCCTGGAGAACCAGGTAGAGATGGAGAGACAGGTCCTCCTGGTTCCCGTGGTCTCCCTGGCAACCCAGGGGACCTTGGAAAACCAG GTTGTAAAGGTGAAAAAGGTTCTGCGGGGCCCTGTGGAGAACCTGGTTTTGATGGAAAGGAAGGACTGGAGGGACTGAAAGGTGCAAAAGGGGAACCCAGTTTACCCAGACCTGGACCCAAAGGATATCATGGAGAAAAG GGACAGTTAGGTTGCACAGGTCCTGCAGGTCCAAAGGGGATGCCAGGAGACAGAGGAGACTTTGGTCCTCCAGGAGATCGTGGTCCCTGTGGCCCTAAAGGAAATGCTGGACCACCTGGTTACAGAg GTCCTCCAGGTTCTCCTGGTGAGAAAGCTTGTGATGGACCTCCGGGGGTCAGCGGACCTCCAGGACCTAACGGCCTTACAG GTAACAAGGGGGGCCCTGGAGACCCGGGTTCATCTGGCCCCAGAGGAAACCAGGGACAAGATGGCATACCAGGACCTCCTGGAGAGAAAGGAGCCATGGGAG aACCTGGAATCGGAGCCAGGGGAGCAGAGGGGACAAAAGGTCCACCAG GCTGCGTCGGCGAAAAGGGACCTCCTGGTACTTGTGGTCATCCAGGGCCTTCTGGTCCCGAAGGAAATCAAGGTTGTGCTGGTCCACCTGGGTCTCCTGGACCTCCTGGTCTTCGTGGCAGGCAGGGACCCTGCACACAAGGAGACAAAGGAGGAAAAGGACCGCCAGGAGAACGGGGGCCAAGAG GTCTGCCGGGGTGTCGAGGCCCCCCCGGTTCCCCAGGTTCTGGTCTTAAAGGAGAGAAGGGATTGAAAGGGGGAAGAGGTAACACAGGAAACcctggttgccatggtgacccTGGCCCACAAGGCAGGCCG GGGCTAGACGGCGCGCCAGGAGCACCAGGACTCAAAGGCCTTATGGGGGATACCGGGGTTACTGGACCTGCTG gcatGAAGGGTGACAAAGGTCCAGCGGGCATCAAAGGTTCACGTGGACCTGCAGGACCTACGGGGAAACAAG GACCGAGTGGTAAGGACGTGTCCCGGGAGGTGGTGGTCTTAGCAGGAGACCAAGGTTTGCCTGGAGGTCAGGGACCACCAGGACAGCCAGGGACCCCAGGAACGCGAGGGAGAACCGGTGCTCCAG GTCCAAAAGGAGTGCGAGGGGGTGGCAGCCGGACAGGGGGTCCTGGTTTTACAGGCCTGAAAGGGGACACCGGAGACCGAGGAGACAGCGGAATaaaag GTGTTGCGGGTCCACGAGGTCCCACAGGTGCCAAGGGCGCACAGGGTCCCCCGGGTCCGTGCGTGGACGCCCCCGAGAAGGACGGATTCCTGTTCAGCCGACACAGCCAGAACGTTCTGGTACCGGATTGCCCTTCTGGGTCCGTCGAGGTGTACAGCGGCTTCTCCCTGCTCTTCATCAACGGGAACAACCGAGCTCACGGACAGGACTTGG GAGCTCTCGGTAGCTGCCTTCCTCGTTTTAGCACCATGCCGTTCCTCTTCTGCAACACGGACAGCACCTGCCGCTACGCCGCACGCAACGACTACTCCTATTGGCTGTCCACCGACCAATCAGGGCTGAGCACCGTGCCCTTCATCTCGGGACCGCTCCTGAAGAATTACATCAGCCG gtgtACGGTGTGCGAGTCGTCGGCGAACGTGATGGCGGTCCACAGTCAGACGCGTTTGCTTCCCGAGTGTCCTTCCGGTTGGGATTCTCTGTGGTCCGGCTTCTCCTTCGTCATG GAAACGGGAGTCGGGGCGGAGGGTTCGGGTCAGCCCCTGTCATCGCCCGGATCTTGTCTGGAGAACTTCCGCAAGATTCCGTTCATCGAGTGTCACGGCAGAGGGACGTGTAACTTCTACACCGACTCGTACTCGTACTGGTTGGCCGCTCTGGACCCGCGCCACATGTTCAG CAAACCGAAGCCTCGGACCGAAGCCGGGGACCTGCCGGAAGATTTGATCAGTCGTTGCAGAGTTTGCTCCAAGCGCCTGTAA
- the col4a3 gene encoding collagen alpha-5(IV) chain isoform X1 → MLVAWVSGGRVLPPPRLLFLLLLLLLLLLRGAPGDAETVCECSRKWPCHCDGVKGQKGEAGYPGYDGLPGLIGYPGNEGSQGPEGQKGQHGFAGNVGLKGSRGLPGPSGFPGPPGLPGLPGREGTAGRAGLPGCNGTKGQDGFPAFRGIPGPLGPRGRAGPRGEKGDSQVFPDSPGIKGARGPRGPEGDEGRSGESGPPGSSGPAGPAGLPGRPGSPGLPGEKGQEGPNPVSRGPPGPKGDRGPAGIPGQKGIKLYAEGPKELKGELGDAGVKGCAGRPGPPGRSGSKGERGRRGEPGSPGKAGKDGAVGEMGQPGEPGPRGFVGPPGINGGQGEKGDFGPDGLPGEIFWKRTFVKGRTGTPGPAGPPGVPGEPGLVGFPGLQGEQGEGPTGPPGPQGPPGFAGPKGEQGETGPVVIGPPGPTGVSGGPGPEGEPGEPGLPDFVQGGVGPPGTKGGKGVTGPPGTRGREGPEGEKGDACLRCPDGGGPPGPPGEPGADGPKGALGAPGGKGERGLKGIAGTPGPPGLFGVPGQPGRPGLTGDPGIMRRFGQKGEVGDPGDFGAPGLDGTDGLPGVPGPKGSLGLKGNPGPQGPKGDRGPVGMTGFRGPTGQMGPPGPPGIGAPGPPGPPGNVGVWGQPGDAGKPGEKGSPGKFITSPGDPGQKGVKGSSGNPGSEGVMGPPGNLGSVGLKGEKGQKGFTVQGPLGFPGVKGFKGLAGDPGVPSYGSKGRSGPSGPPGRPGSKGSAGFGSPGQQGQSGPRGEEGSVGAPGSQGPQGAVGLPGSVGQDGAPGPKGSRGLDGLPGPPGPIGPCFLGAPGPVGQQGPMGVIGFTGSQGLKGEKGDPGLPGMGAIGPQGPFGVPGFDGTPGLQGSMGLKGQTGTAGQPGSPGIRGDSGPPGPRGRPGDLGKPGEPGSPGPKGQEAASGATGSQGPPGLQGYRGETGPKGRQTTVQMYGDPGDPGEPGPLGETGAKGNQGTPGPPGLDGTNGRPGRAGPQGPPGEPGRDGETGPPGSRGLPGNPGDLGKPGCKGEKGSAGPCGEPGFDGKEGLEGLKGAKGEPSLPRPGPKGYHGEKGQLGCTGPAGPKGMPGDRGDFGPPGDRGPCGPKGNAGPPGYRGPPGSPGEKACDGPPGVSGPPGPNGLTGNKGGPGDPGSSGPRGNQGQDGIPGPPGEKGAMGEPGIGARGAEGTKGPPGCVGEKGPPGTCGHPGPSGPEGNQGCAGPPGSPGPPGLRGRQGPCTQGDKGGKGPPGERGPRGLPGCRGPPGSPGSGLKGEKGLKGGRGNTGNPGCHGDPGPQGRPGLDGAPGAPGLKGLMGDTGVTGPAGMKGDKGPAGIKGSRGPAGPTGKQGPSGKDVSREVVVLAGDQGLPGGQGPPGQPGTPGTRGRTGAPGPKGVRGGGSRTGGPGFTGLKGDTGDRGDSGIKGVAGPRGPTGAKGAQGPPGPCVDAPEKDGFLFSRHSQNVLVPDCPSGSVEVYSGFSLLFINGNNRAHGQDLGALGSCLPRFSTMPFLFCNTDSTCRYAARNDYSYWLSTDQSGLSTVPFISGPLLKNYISRCTVCESSANVMAVHSQTRLLPECPSGWDSLWSGFSFVMETGVGAEGSGQPLSSPGSCLENFRKIPFIECHGRGTCNFYTDSYSYWLAALDPRHMFSKPKPRTEAGDLPEDLISRCRVCSKRL, encoded by the exons ATGCTTGTGGCGTGGGTCTCGGGGGGGCGCGTCCTCCCGCCGCCGCGgctgctcttcctcctcctcctcctcctcctcctccttctccgcGGAGCTCCGGGAGACGCCGAGACG GTGTGCGAATGCAGCAGGAAGTGGCCGTGTCATTGCGATGGGGTCAAAGGGCAGAAG GGGGAAGCCGGTTACCCGGGATACGACGGCCTTCCTGGACTCATTGGTTACCCCGGCAACGAGGGCAGCCAAGGACCTGAGGGACAGAAG GGTCAACACGGCTTCGCAGGAAACGTCGGCCTGAAAGGCTCTCGG ggtCTCCCAGGACCTTCTGGTTTTCCAGGACCTCCGGGTCTCCCA GGTCTTCCGGGTCGGGAAGGCACGGCGGGCCGAGCCGGACTCCCAGGATGCAACGGGACCAAG GGTCAAGACGGCTTTCCCGCCTTCCGCGGAATCCCGGGACCGCTTGGCCCGCGA GGTCGCGCCGGACCGCGAGGAGAAAAG GGAGACTCGCAAGTCTTTCCGGATTCTCCGGGCATCAAAGGCGCACGAGGACCACGAGGACCAGAGGGAGACGAG GGCCGGAGCGGAGAGTCGGGCCCGCCGGGCTCGTCGGGACCCGCCGGACCTGCCGGTCTTCCT GGACGTCCGGGGTCGCCGGGGTTACCGGGAGAGAAG GGTCAAGAGGGTCCCAATCCGGTCAGTCGGGGTCCACCAGGCCCGAAG GGAGATCGCGGACCTGCCGGAATTCCTGGACAAAAAGGAATCAAATTGTACGCCGAGGGGCCCAAGGAACTCAAG GGCGAATTGGGCGACGCTGGAGTAAAAGGTTGTGCTGGACGTCCT GGGCCGCCGGGAAGATCGGGAAGCAAAGGCGAGCGGGGCCGGCGGGGGGAGCCTGGCTCACCG GGAAAAGCAGGAAAGGACGGCGCCGTGGGAGAAATGGGCCAACCG GGGGAGCCGGGGCCCCGTGGCTTTGTGGGCCCCCCGGGCATCAATGGGGGACAG GGCGAGAAAGGCGACTTTGGTCCCGATGGTCTTCCAGGCGAG ATATTTTGGAAGCGCACGTTCGTGAAAGGCCGGACCGGGACGCCCGGGCCCGCTGGACCTCCAGGAGTCCCCGGAGAGCCAG GACTGGTGGGCTTTCCCGGACTGCAGGGCGAGCAAG GGGAGGGTCCTACGGGTCCGCCGGGCCCTCAGGGGCCACCGGGTTTCGCAGGACCTAAAGGAGAGCAAGGGGAGACCGGGCCCGTCGTCATCGGGCCTCCGGGACCGACCGGCGTCTCGGGAGGTCCCGGACCCGAGGGAGAACCGGGAGAACCCGGATTACCAG ACTTCGTGCAAGGCGGCGTTGGACCTCCGGGCACGAAAGGTGGGAAAGGCGTGACCGGACCTCCCGGGACCCGAGGACGGGAAGGCCCGGAAG GCGAGAAGGGCGACGCGTGTTTGCGCTGTCCCGATGGCGGGGGGCCGCCCGGACCTCCGGGGGAACCGGGTGCGGACGGGcccaaag GTGCACTTGGTGCTCCAGGGGGCAAAGGCGAAAGAGGTCTGAAAGGTATCGCTGGAACACCAGGCCCACCG GGCCTCTTTGGTGTCCCAGGACAGCCAGGACGTCCTGGTTTAACAGGTGACCCTGGCATCATGAGGAGATTTGGGCAGAAAGGGGAAGTTGGGGACCCAGGAGACTTCGGCGCTCCGGGGCTTGACGGTACAGATGGACTTCCTGGCGTTCCAGGACCCAAAGGCAGTCTGGGACTGAAGGGAAACCCT GGACCTCAAGGACCCAAAGGTGACAGGGGTCCTGTTGGAATGACCGGTTTCAGAGGGCCAACGGGACAAATGGGGCCACCGGGGCCTCCAGGCATCGGTGCTCCTGGACCGCCAGGACCACCAGGGAATGTGGGTGTTTGGGGCCAGCCAGGTGATGCTGGTAAACCAG GAGAAAAAGGTTCTCCTGGTAAATTCATAACCAGTCCGGGAGATCCAGGTCAGAAAGGAGTGAAGGGTTCGTCTGGGAATCCTGGATCAGAag GGGTGATGGGTCCTCCTGGAAATCTGGGATCGGTCGGTCTGAAGGGAGAAAAGGGACAAAAAGGATTTACTGTCCAGGGTCCTCTGGGCTTTCCAGGAGTCAAAG GATTCAAGGGCCTGGCAGGAGATCCAGGCGTGCCAAGTTATGGGAGTAAGGGGCGCTCAGGGCCGTCAGGACCCCCGGGAAGACCTGGCTCCAAG GGCAGTGCTGGCTTTGGTTCTCCGGGCCAGCAGGGCCAATCGGGGCCCAGAGGAGAGGAAGGCTCTGTAGGAGCACCGGGGTCTCAAGGGCCCCAAGGAGCTGTTGGACTTCCAGGATCTGTAGGACAAGATGGAGCACCAGGTCCCAAAG GTTCCCGGGGTCTAGATGGGCTTCCTGGACCACCTGGCCCCATTGGACCTTGCTTTCTAGGAGCACCTGGACCTGTGGGACAGCAGGGGCCAATGGGAGTCATTGGCTTCACAG GAAGCCAGGGTCTAAAGGGTGAGAAAGGTGATCCTGGGCTTCCAGGCATGGGAGCTATTGGACCACAAGGACCATTTGGAGTCCCGGGGTTTGACGGAACTCCAGGTCTACAGGGAAGCATGGGTTTGAAAGGACAGACTGGGACCGCTGGTCAGCCAGGAAGTCCAG GTATCAGGGGCGACTCTGGTCCCCCAGGGCCCCGTGGAAGGCCAGGGGACCTAGGGAAACCAGGAGAGCCTGGGAGTCCTGGGCCAAAAg GTCAGGAGGCTGCCAGTGGTGCCACAGGCTCTCAGGGGCCACCCGGGCTTCAGGGGTACCGAGGGGAGACAGGACCCAAAGGGAGACAGACCACTGTGCAGATGTATGGAGACCCTGGAGATCCTGGAGAGCCTG GACCTCTTGGTGAGACCGGTGCTAAAGGCAATCAAGGTACCCCGGGGCCTCCTGGTCTTGACGGCACCAACGGCAGACCAGGAAGAGCTGGACCTCAAG GACCTCCTGGAGAACCAGGTAGAGATGGAGAGACAGGTCCTCCTGGTTCCCGTGGTCTCCCTGGCAACCCAGGGGACCTTGGAAAACCAG GTTGTAAAGGTGAAAAAGGTTCTGCGGGGCCCTGTGGAGAACCTGGTTTTGATGGAAAGGAAGGACTGGAGGGACTGAAAGGTGCAAAAGGGGAACCCAGTTTACCCAGACCTGGACCCAAAGGATATCATGGAGAAAAG GGACAGTTAGGTTGCACAGGTCCTGCAGGTCCAAAGGGGATGCCAGGAGACAGAGGAGACTTTGGTCCTCCAGGAGATCGTGGTCCCTGTGGCCCTAAAGGAAATGCTGGACCACCTGGTTACAGAg GTCCTCCAGGTTCTCCTGGTGAGAAAGCTTGTGATGGACCTCCGGGGGTCAGCGGACCTCCAGGACCTAACGGCCTTACAG GTAACAAGGGGGGCCCTGGAGACCCGGGTTCATCTGGCCCCAGAGGAAACCAGGGACAAGATGGCATACCAGGACCTCCTGGAGAGAAAGGAGCCATGGGAG aACCTGGAATCGGAGCCAGGGGAGCAGAGGGGACAAAAGGTCCACCAG GCTGCGTCGGCGAAAAGGGACCTCCTGGTACTTGTGGTCATCCAGGGCCTTCTGGTCCCGAAGGAAATCAAGGTTGTGCTGGTCCACCTGGGTCTCCTGGACCTCCTGGTCTTCGTGGCAGGCAGGGACCCTGCACACAAGGAGACAAAGGAGGAAAAGGACCGCCAGGAGAACGGGGGCCAAGAG GTCTGCCGGGGTGTCGAGGCCCCCCCGGTTCCCCAGGTTCTGGTCTTAAAGGAGAGAAGGGATTGAAAGGGGGAAGAGGTAACACAGGAAACcctggttgccatggtgacccTGGCCCACAAGGCAGGCCG GGGCTAGACGGCGCGCCAGGAGCACCAGGACTCAAAGGCCTTATGGGGGATACCGGGGTTACTGGACCTGCTG gcatGAAGGGTGACAAAGGTCCAGCGGGCATCAAAGGTTCACGTGGACCTGCAGGACCTACGGGGAAACAAG GACCGAGTGGTAAGGACGTGTCCCGGGAGGTGGTGGTCTTAGCAGGAGACCAAGGTTTGCCTGGAGGTCAGGGACCACCAGGACAGCCAGGGACCCCAGGAACGCGAGGGAGAACCGGTGCTCCAG GTCCAAAAGGAGTGCGAGGGGGTGGCAGCCGGACAGGGGGTCCTGGTTTTACAGGCCTGAAAGGGGACACCGGAGACCGAGGAGACAGCGGAATaaaag GTGTTGCGGGTCCACGAGGTCCCACAGGTGCCAAGGGCGCACAGGGTCCCCCGGGTCCGTGCGTGGACGCCCCCGAGAAGGACGGATTCCTGTTCAGCCGACACAGCCAGAACGTTCTGGTACCGGATTGCCCTTCTGGGTCCGTCGAGGTGTACAGCGGCTTCTCCCTGCTCTTCATCAACGGGAACAACCGAGCTCACGGACAGGACTTGG GAGCTCTCGGTAGCTGCCTTCCTCGTTTTAGCACCATGCCGTTCCTCTTCTGCAACACGGACAGCACCTGCCGCTACGCCGCACGCAACGACTACTCCTATTGGCTGTCCACCGACCAATCAGGGCTGAGCACCGTGCCCTTCATCTCGGGACCGCTCCTGAAGAATTACATCAGCCG gtgtACGGTGTGCGAGTCGTCGGCGAACGTGATGGCGGTCCACAGTCAGACGCGTTTGCTTCCCGAGTGTCCTTCCGGTTGGGATTCTCTGTGGTCCGGCTTCTCCTTCGTCATG GAAACGGGAGTCGGGGCGGAGGGTTCGGGTCAGCCCCTGTCATCGCCCGGATCTTGTCTGGAGAACTTCCGCAAGATTCCGTTCATCGAGTGTCACGGCAGAGGGACGTGTAACTTCTACACCGACTCGTACTCGTACTGGTTGGCCGCTCTGGACCCGCGCCACATGTTCAG CAAACCGAAGCCTCGGACCGAAGCCGGGGACCTGCCGGAAGATTTGATCAGTCGTTGCAGAGTTTGCTCCAAGCGCCTGTAA